One window from the genome of Ictidomys tridecemlineatus isolate mIctTri1 chromosome 12, mIctTri1.hap1, whole genome shotgun sequence encodes:
- the LOC101971192 gene encoding activator of 90 kDa heat shock protein ATPase homolog 2 isoform X1, with translation MAKWGQGDPRWIVEEREDGTNVNNWHWTERDATSWSKGKLRELLVGITVENEAGHCEVSELKQVEGEASCSSRKGKLIFFYEWNIKLGWKGTLTESGGKHKGLIEIPNLSEENEVDDTEVNVSKKKGDGDILKDLMKTAGTAKVREALGDYLKALKTEFTTGMILPTKALSTQELTVKRKPSTLQAHASSPVALGVRIPTVALHMTELFDTTVEQLYGIFTVKDLVQKFSKAPAVLEAEKGGKFQMFDGNITGEYLELLKNRKIVMKWRCRNWPEEHYATVALNFVPTLGQTELQLDCKGVPVCKEENMKFCWQKQHFEEIKGLLQLPTLNG, from the exons ATGGCCAAGTGGGGCCAGGGGGACCCGCGCTGGATCGTGGAGGAGCGGGAGGACGGCACCAACGTGAACAACTGGCACTG GACAGAGAGAGATGCCACCAGCTGGTCCAAGGGGAAGCTCCGAGAGCTGTTGGTGGGCATCACTGTGGAGAATGAGGCTGGCCACTGTGAGGTCAGTGAACTGAAGCAGGTGGAAGGTGAGGCTTCCTGCAGCAGCCGCAAAGGAAAGCTGATTTTCTTCTATGAGTGGAACATCAAGCTGGGCTGGAAag gtACACTTACAGAGTCTGGTGGGAAGCACAAAGGATTGATTGAGATACCAAACCTTTCTGAAGAAAATGAAGTAGATGACACCGAG GTGAACGTGAGTAAAAAGAAAGGAGATGGGGATATACTGAAGGATCTTATGAAAACTGCAGGCACCGCCAAGGTCAGGGAGGCCCTTGGAGATTACCTGAAGGCACTTAAGACGG AATTTACAACTGGAATGATTTTACCAACAAAAGCTTTGTCAACGCAGGAATTAACTGTTAAAAGGAAACCAAGTACCTTGCAG GCTCATGCCTCATCTCCAGTGGCACTGGGCGTAAGGATTCCCACTGTGGCTCTGCACATGACGGAACTGTTTGATACAACAGTAGAGCAGCTATATGGCATTTTCACCGTGAAGGAT TTGGTGCAAAAATTTTCCAAAGCTCCTGCTGTATTAGAAgctgaaaaaggaggaaaattccAAATGTTTGATGGGAACATCACTGGTGAATACCTAGAATTG ttaaAAAACCGCAAGATTGTCATGAAATGGAGGTGTAGGAACTGGCCAGAAG AACACTATGCAACAGTTGCACTGAATTTTGTACCTACTCTAGGGCAAACGGAATTACAATTGGACTGTAAAGGAGTTCCTGtctgtaaagaagaaaatatgaaattctgTTGGCAGAAGCagcattttgaagaaataaaaggttTACTCCAGCTGCCCACCCTCAATGGTTGA
- the LOC101971192 gene encoding activator of 90 kDa heat shock protein ATPase homolog 2 isoform X2, with protein MRTERDATSWSKGKLRELLVGITVENEAGHCEVSELKQVEGEASCSSRKGKLIFFYEWNIKLGWKGTLTESGGKHKGLIEIPNLSEENEVDDTEVNVSKKKGDGDILKDLMKTAGTAKVREALGDYLKALKTEFTTGMILPTKALSTQELTVKRKPSTLQAHASSPVALGVRIPTVALHMTELFDTTVEQLYGIFTVKDLVQKFSKAPAVLEAEKGGKFQMFDGNITGEYLELLKNRKIVMKWRCRNWPEEHYATVALNFVPTLGQTELQLDCKGVPVCKEENMKFCWQKQHFEEIKGLLQLPTLNG; from the exons ATGAG GACAGAGAGAGATGCCACCAGCTGGTCCAAGGGGAAGCTCCGAGAGCTGTTGGTGGGCATCACTGTGGAGAATGAGGCTGGCCACTGTGAGGTCAGTGAACTGAAGCAGGTGGAAGGTGAGGCTTCCTGCAGCAGCCGCAAAGGAAAGCTGATTTTCTTCTATGAGTGGAACATCAAGCTGGGCTGGAAag gtACACTTACAGAGTCTGGTGGGAAGCACAAAGGATTGATTGAGATACCAAACCTTTCTGAAGAAAATGAAGTAGATGACACCGAG GTGAACGTGAGTAAAAAGAAAGGAGATGGGGATATACTGAAGGATCTTATGAAAACTGCAGGCACCGCCAAGGTCAGGGAGGCCCTTGGAGATTACCTGAAGGCACTTAAGACGG AATTTACAACTGGAATGATTTTACCAACAAAAGCTTTGTCAACGCAGGAATTAACTGTTAAAAGGAAACCAAGTACCTTGCAG GCTCATGCCTCATCTCCAGTGGCACTGGGCGTAAGGATTCCCACTGTGGCTCTGCACATGACGGAACTGTTTGATACAACAGTAGAGCAGCTATATGGCATTTTCACCGTGAAGGAT TTGGTGCAAAAATTTTCCAAAGCTCCTGCTGTATTAGAAgctgaaaaaggaggaaaattccAAATGTTTGATGGGAACATCACTGGTGAATACCTAGAATTG ttaaAAAACCGCAAGATTGTCATGAAATGGAGGTGTAGGAACTGGCCAGAAG AACACTATGCAACAGTTGCACTGAATTTTGTACCTACTCTAGGGCAAACGGAATTACAATTGGACTGTAAAGGAGTTCCTGtctgtaaagaagaaaatatgaaattctgTTGGCAGAAGCagcattttgaagaaataaaaggttTACTCCAGCTGCCCACCCTCAATGGTTGA
- the C12H2orf74 gene encoding uncharacterized protein C2orf74 homolog gives MEIMGMNEPVRHGILVQRRNKEAVATSLENREDTEAQEGDKMKKKQVSGNAGETDQEGEKLKITHLPLNRVSSDVENSKRPLKGVTFSREVIVVDLGNEYSAPRSYTREHKERK, from the exons ATGGAAATCATGGGAATGAATGAACCAGTGAGGCACGGCATTCTTGTCCAGAGACGGAATAAGGAAGCGGTGGCCACATCCTTAGAAAACAGAGAGGACACGGAGGCACAGGAGggagacaaaatgaaaaagaagcaaGTGTCTGGGAATGCTGGAGAAACTGATCAAGAG GGTGAAAAGTTGAAGATAACACACCTACCTCTCAATAGAGTTTCTTCAGATGTTGAAAACTCAAAAAGACCTTTAAAAGGAGTGACATTTTCTAGGGAAGTAATTGTCGTGGATCTTGGTAATGAATACTCTGCACCTCGAAGTTACACTCGAGaacataaagagagaaaatga